A genomic segment from Campylobacter sp. MIT 12-8780 encodes:
- a CDS encoding TetR/AcrR family transcriptional regulator, with the protein MAKKLTQKAIARQNKIKAVALECFLEKGYEDTSLNEIIKKSGGSFSSIYTYFESKEGLLLEVLSDEIKRHFDFFKNLENDTATDLRDFLLHFSQIFLKKFNDYTTIALARIIHSQIYNLQGMMKEWFKVNQDFFADTIVIKRFKREKNPYLKENAEQLGTLFCTLIKAPFESCVFGNTTMSEQEQQKHIEFCVDFFLKKLV; encoded by the coding sequence ATGGCTAAAAAACTGACCCAAAAGGCGATAGCAAGGCAAAATAAAATCAAAGCTGTAGCTTTAGAATGCTTTTTAGAAAAAGGTTATGAAGATACAAGTTTAAATGAGATTATCAAAAAAAGTGGGGGTTCTTTTTCGAGCATTTATACTTATTTTGAGAGCAAAGAAGGCTTGCTTTTGGAAGTTTTAAGCGATGAAATTAAAAGGCATTTTGATTTTTTTAAAAATTTAGAAAATGACACTGCTACGGATTTAAGAGATTTTTTACTTCATTTTTCACAAATTTTTTTAAAAAAATTTAATGATTATACGACTATAGCATTAGCAAGGATTATCCATTCTCAAATTTATAATCTTCAAGGTATGATGAAAGAGTGGTTTAAAGTCAATCAAGACTTTTTTGCTGATACCATAGTCATCAAACGTTTTAAAAGAGAAAAAAATCCTTATCTTAAAGAAAATGCTGAGCAACTTGGCACGCTTTTTTGCACCTTGATTAAAGCACCATTTGAAAGTTGTGTATTTGGCAACACGACTATGAGCGAGCAAGAACAACAAAAACATATTGAATTTTGTGTGGATTTTTTCTTAAAAAAACTCGTATAA